The sequence CAGAATCGGAAGATTTGGAGCCATGATCCAGATCGGGGAGACTGATGATGAGGAAAAACCGGTTTTTGCTTCATTAATGTCAGGTCAGAATATTGCCACGATCTCTCTTGAAGAAGCACTTGAATTATTTAAACTTCCTTTTGACCTGAGTCAGGTTGACGGACAGCCGGTTTCTGTGGGTGTCGGTAGATTCGGACCTTATGTGAAGTGGGGCGAGACATTTATCAGTATTCCGAAAGGGGAAGATCCTCTTTCCGTAGATCAGAAAAGAGCGGAAGAAATTATTAATGAAAAGAAAATTGCAGACGCTCCGATTGCAACGTACAAAGGTGAGCCTGTAACGAAAGGAACAGGAAGATTTGGTCCTTTTATTAAGTATAAAGATATTTTCGTAAACGTTCCGAAAAGATATAATTTTGAAAATCTTTCTCAAAGCGACATCAACGAATTGATTGATGCCAAGCTGGAAAAAGAAGCCAACAGATACATTCAGCAATGGGAAAAAGAAAAAATTTCCATTGAAAACGGAAGATGGGGGCCTTTCATCAAATTCGGAAAAGCGATGTTCAAAATCCCGAAAAAGGCTGATGACACCAAATATGACGGAGAAGAATTGAAAGAAGTTTCTTTGGATGAGGTGAAAAAATGGATCACCGATCAGGACAAAAATGCTTTTGCAGAGAAAAAGAAGCCTGCGGCAAAGAAAGCGGCCACAACAAAGAAAACCACAACTGCGAAAAAAACAGTTGCGAAAAAGAAATAAATTGTAAAAGCATGGATCACGAATCCGTGCTTTTTTAGTATAAAATTATTTTTCCCCACAACCCTTCCAGGGTTTAAAACCCTGGAAGGGTTATTTATTTACCCCAAAGTACGGGACACTCTGTTTGCAGACTTGTATTAAATTAGCTTTCAAATAAATGCAATGGAAAAAACTTTCACGCGTAAAGAATTTCTACAAACTTCAGCCTTGGGAATCGCGGCAGTGGTTTTGGGATCATCATTTACAAGTTTATTAGATTCGGATGACAAGCCATATTTTAATTTAAAACCTATCGGAAGACAATTTTCTTTAGAGGGTTACTATATCTGGTGCAGCTCACCGATCTGGGGTGAAGACGGGAAAGTTCATCTTTTTTATTCCCGATGGAAAAAAGAAAAAGGAATGGGTGGATGGCTCAACGGCTCTGAAATTTGCCGTGCCGAAGCAGATTCTCCATTTGATAAATTTGAGCATAAACAAGTTATTCTTGCACCGAGAGGTGAAGGTTTTTGGGATGCAACGACCTGCCACAACCCTTTGATCAAAAAAGTGGAAGATCAATATTATTTATTCTTCATGGGAAATTCTAATGGGAAAACAAATACCAAAAGGATCGGATTAGCCACTTCAAAAAACCTCAATGGTAAATGGACAAGACCCGATCAACCTTTGCTTCTTCCGGGAAAAGAAGGTTCGTGGGACGATCATTGCACGACAAATCCGGCTTTTGTAAAAGGAAACGATGGCAAATATTGGTTGTTTTATAAATCATGGAATACTCACGAATACGAAACTCAAAAAGGACCCGTTCGCGGAAACCGGAAATACGGATTGGCAAAGGCCGATTCTCCTTCAGGCCCTTACGTAAAAGTCTCTGAAAATCCTGTGATTGATTTTTCATCATTGCCCAACAATGCACAGCTGGAAGATGCTTTTGTATGGAAACAACATGGAAAATTTCACATGATAGCAAGAGATATGGGATTTTTTAATCATGAATACGGGCTGCATCTGACTACAAAAGACGGACAGCAATGGACAAAGCCGGAAATCGCATATCTTAATATGAAACATTATATCACCGAACCGACTCCGCCCAAACATCTGAACCGATTTGGAAGACTGGAACGCCCGATGCTTTTGTTGGATAAAGACGGAAAAACGCCTAAGTTTTTATTCGGAGCGACTCAGGGTGGAGTTTTTGAAACTTCTACGACTTTTGTTTTTGAGATTGTAAATGGTAAAGGAGATTGGGATTAATTTAAAAGCTAAAAATTTATGTACAAAAACTTTGTCAAAGATTTAAACTTTGACAAAGTCGGGAAGCCGTTAACAATTTGTTGATGGTTTTTTTATTAACAAAAAATATCATAAGATGTCAACTTGATGAGGTTTTTTGTATGTTTGTGAAAATGTTTTTTAAACCTAAAGCTTTTCAGGGCTTCGAACTCGGAAAGAGCTAGCTACTACATTGTAATTTATGAATTTTGAAGATTTTATCATTTCACCAAGAAATTTCAAAACTGAAACCTGGCAGATCGGAAACCGGATCACGAAAGATATAAAAGAAGACAGCATTGTTCTCCTTTTCGTGTCGGATTACAGAGGAGCGAATGGCGATGCGGAGGTGCAGGATTTTACGGGAATCAGAAAAGAATTTTACAAACTTTCACAACTGGATTTTGAAATCCCGATCGTGGATCTGGGAGATTTGGTTTCAGGAAAATCGGTTCAGGATTCTCATTATATTCTGCAGGAAGTGCTGTCGGCCTGTCATTACAAAAGAGCGATTCCGGTGATTATCGGCGGTTCGAATGACTTTGCTTTTTCCCTTTTTTCTGCGTTGAATTTTCACACAAAAAATATCAATTATACCCAGATCAGCAATATTATTTCCCTTAAACAAGGGGAAATTATTAATGAACATACTTTTTTAAGTAAAATTTTCGGAGCAAAGAATTTTTCAATTAAAAATTATCATCATTTAGGGTATCAGAAACATTTAAATGAAGTTGATTCCGTAAGATTAATTAAAGAAGTGGAGTTTGACATTATCCGTCTGGCCGAAATGATGAATTCTACGGAAAAAACAGAACCTTTTTTCAGAAAAGCAGATTTGGTGACGGTAAATTGTGATGCGATTGAAAGTTTCAGTGAACCTTTTTCGATGAATCCACAGGTAAATGGGCTCAACAGAAGAGAAATCTGTGCTTATATGAAAGAAATCGGATTAAGCGAAAATCTGAAATCGGTTGGGATTTTTAATTATAATATTTACTCCGAAAATCAATTGAATCACCAGCTTCTCGCACAAATGATCTGGTATCTGATAGAAGGAATTAATATCCAGAAATCTCACCCGAAAGAAAGACAATACGAGGTATTTTATGTGCTTGTTGACGACAGGCAATATGCTTTTAAGCGTGATACTTTCAGTAATCTGTGGTATTTCGGGGAGGATGAAAACATAGAAAATTGTATTCCCTGCTCAAGGAAAGATTTTGACGAAGCCAAAAAAGGCTGGCTGAATGCACGACTGACGAAAATTTAATGTATGACAAACGTTCCCTCAAAAGTTTCCATCATTGTTCCCGTTTATAATGTAGAGAATTATCTGGCAAAATGCCTCGATTCTCTGATCAACCAAACCCATCAGAATATCGAAATACTGGTGGTGAATGATGGAAGTAAAGACAATTCTGAGCAGATTATCCAAGAATATGCTCAAAAATATCCTGAAAAAATTAAGCCTTTTAGTAAAGAAAATGGAGGATTAAGCGATGCCCGCAATTTTGGAATTGACAGAGCGACAGGAGATTATCTTGGTTTTGTAGACAGCGATGATTATGTAACATCGACGATGTTTGAAGAAATGATAACCCTTGCAGAAAAACATCAGGCAAAAATGGTGATCTGTAATATTCAAAAAGTTGATCAAAACGGAAATATTACTCAACGACTGACGCAAATTCCGAATATGCCGGAAAAAATTGACCTTGAAAAGAATTTTTCTGTTTTTTCTGATTTGAGTTATTTTGCCTGTAACAAACTTTTTAAAAAAGAACTTTTTCATGAAAAAAGGTTCAAAAAAGGGGCTCATTTTGAAGATATTCAATTGATTCCGCAGCTTTTATTGGAGTGTAAAGTGCTGGCTCAGACCCAGAATTTCCATTATCAATACCTTGAAAGGACGGATTCTATTACGAAAACCCATACAGAAAGAGGTCTTGATATTTTAAAGGCTGTAGAAGATGTAGAACAGGTTTTTAAAACGTCTCAATACTCAAAAAAAAGGGAAGAACTTAAAAATTTTCAGATTTTTGAGGGAGTTTATTCTTTTTTAGCATATTTGGCTTTTGTGAAAGATGCAGAAACTTTTTACGAAATGTCTCATAAATTGAAGCTTTTCATGAAAGAAAGAGACATAAAAATTAAAGATATATTAAAGTATAGTCGTTTTGATAAAAATTATCTGTTATCTTTGCCTCTGAAAAAAAAGATATTTTATCTGTTATTTTTTGCGGGGCAGAAAAAATTGATAAGAAAATTAATTTAGACACAAATGTAAGTACTATTGTTTCAGTATTGCGGACGTGAAGTCAGGTTTTTTACAAGGTTTACAGCCTTCTTTAGTGAATCATAAAAAGTACTTGAATAGAAAAAAATGAAGAATTTTGAATTGTTCTTAACTCAATCGGGCATTCCTATTTTTTATGTAAAGGTAGGACTGGGTTTTTTATTCTCATTCCTAATCACGTTTTTTTCCGTTCCCACCATTATTAAAATTTCCAGAAGGAAAAACTTAATGGACGAACCGGGCGTGAGAAGTTCCCATCTTCGAAAAATTCCCAATCTGGGAGGAATTGCTATTTTTTATTCCATAGGAATCTGCGCATCCATTTTTGCGTACGAACTTTTCGATTTGTACAAATTTTTGTTTGCATCTCTTATCATTCTCCTTTACATCGGTGTAATGGATGATATTGTAGTTATGAGAGCTTATAAAAAACTTGTGGCTCAGATTGTTGTTGCCGCACTTATTGTGATAGGTTCGGATATCAGGATTAGAAGCTTATTCGGGATATTCGGGATCTATGAAATGGAATATTTGGTAAGTGTATTATTCAGTATCACAACATTTATTATCCTTATTAATGCTTTTAATCTCATAGACGGGATTGATGGCCTTGCCGGAGGGTATTCTATCATCTGCAGTGCACTTTTCGGGATAAGCTATTACAGATTAGGCGAGTATAATTATCCTTTGGTAGTTTTATCGGCCGTAATAATTGGGGCGGTTCTGGCGTTTTTATATTATAATTTGTCAAATTACAGAACCAATAAAATATTTATGGGAGACACAGGATCGATGCTTTTAGGCTGTTTACTGGCATTTACTTCGATCTGTTTTATTGATATTTTTATAGACAGAGAGCTTCCCAACATTCCAAAATATCACTTACAATCGGCACCGGTAGTGGCTGTTGCCATTCTTATCCTTCCGATTGTAGACACCCTGAATGTGATTATTATAAGGCTTGCCAACAAAAAATCACCTTTTGATGCAGACAAAAATCACATCCATCACAAATTATTAAAACTCAATCTTACTCACAGAAGATCAAGCTTTTATATTATTTTATATTATCTTTTTGTAGTCGCTGTAGCCTATTATCTGAGACATATGAATGTAAATCTGCTATTATTAATTGTAGTTTCCCTAGGCTTTTTTGGAGCTTATCTGCCAGATTTTATTTATCTTTTGAAGAATAATAAAAAGACTAACAATTAAATCTTTATTTTTGCAAACAACTTGAAAAAATATGATGAAGAATTTTAAAAATTTATTCCTTTTAATCTTACCTTTTCTGATTACGACATCTTGTATCACAACCAAAGATGTGCGGTATATGCAGCCCAATGAAAGTCTTGTAATCAACGAAGAAGGTTTAGTTCCCTATAATATTCCCGTTTATAGAATTACTAAAAATGATATTTTAAACCTTAATATTGTGACCACTCCGAAAGGGGATGCAGCACAATTCTATTCATCCCTGAATACTTCTGGATCTACTGTTACTCCGGGAACGAATTCTGTCGGATCCGGAAACGGAATGGCAATGGGATCTATTGGAGGTAATAATGGAAATACAGGAGGAAACGTTATCTTTTATTTTAACGGATTAAAAGTGGACTCCAACGGAGAAATTAATATTTTCGGTATAGGATATGTAAAAGCAGAAGGCAGAACCATCGACGAAATCAGTACTGAGATTCAGGATAAAGTAAATGAAAACTTCCAGGAAGGAAAATCTCAGGTGAGATTAAACATCAACGGAATTACGTTCTATGTTTTAGGAGATGTTGAAACAACAGGTGTTACCGGTGAGAAAGTAGTACATAAAAATACGCTTACCATTACTGAGGCTCTAGCAATCAGTGGTGGATTAAACAGAACTATTGACAGAAAGAATATCGTCATCCACAGAAAATTACCGGAAGGGATCAAGATTGCAAGAATAGATCTTACCCGTGAAGATGTAATGAATTCGCCGTACTATTATGTACAAAACGGTGACGAAATCTACCTGAATACAAGAGCGAAAAGCTTAAACGGATTCGGAAAAGATCCTATCCAGACGCTTACAACGGGAGTTTCTGTAATCACGACGGCTTTATCAATTTATCTACTTCTAAAAAACCTTTAATATCATGATTCCAGGAAAAAACGAAGCTTTAGAGAAGAATGATTCTCAGAAGGAAAAATACGGTTCTTTCTCATTATTTGATATTGAACATTTTTTAAGAAGGGTTTTAAAGAATTGGTATTGGTTTGTGCTTATGCTTTTTATGGGCTATGCACTCTCTTGGATATATGCTAAATATTACGCTCAGAATATCTATGCATCCGATTTATCTTTAAGTGTTTCGAATAATACGGCAAGTTATTTTACGCCTACCAATCAGTCTTTCAACTTTATCTGGGGACAAGGCGGAAATCAGGATGGGGTTTATCTGAAAAAATTGCTTCTTTCAAGATCACATAATGAATATTTGGTGAAAGAATTGGATCTTTTTGTGAACTATTCTACCAAAGGAGTGATCAAATCTACTTATTTGGATAAAGATGACTCTCCGGTATTTTTGCAAATTGATAAAAGTCATCCTCAACAGTTGAGTTATCCCATCACTTTGATACCTAAAAGTGGTAACACTTACGAGGTTGTTTTACCCGACGAAGGCCAATCTACAAACCTTTACAGCTACGTTGCCGAAGGTTTTGTAAATATTAATCCTTATGAAAGACCGGCAAACAAAATCATAAAAATCGGAGAATGGTACAATTCTCCCAATTTAAGATTCAGGCTGATTGCCAATCCTGTAATGCCTAAAATACAGTTTACTAATATTATTGTTAATTTAAACTCTGTAAACCAATCGGTTAATGATATTGTTTCTACTGTCGGAGTAGAATTTGACAAGGAAATTAATACGATTATGATTATTACTAAAAAAGGGTATAATCTTAATAGTACAGTAAACTTCCTGAACAAATCGGTAAGTGAGTTACAGAAAAAAAGACTGGCAGATAAACTTACAGTTGACAGAAACACAGCGGTTTACCTGCAGGGAAATCTTAATACGATCAGAAAAAAACTTGATTCGAGTGCTAATCTTCTGAATTATATGAAGACCACCGAGAAGCTTTATGATATCAAAGACAGAGATGAAAAATCCTTAACAAGAATTAAAGAGCTTGAAGCCAAAAAAGCAGATATTGAAAGCAAGCTGAGTTCTTTAAATATGATTAAGCAAAGTCTTGAATCTCAGAATTTTGATAAAATGATCAGTACAAATGCTGCTGGTTTTCAGGATGGTCTTTTCACGGCATCTGTTTCGGAATTAAAAGCTCTTTATCTTAAGAAAAGAGAAATGGCTACCATTTATACTCCGAATTCTGAACCGATGAAGGAGATTGACAGATTGATCAATGAAGCAAAAATGGGTTCTACAGGCTCTTTAAGAACTTATTACAATACGTATTACAACGAAATCAACAGAATCAATAATGAAGTAGCAAATGCTAATTCAGACCTGGATTCTTATCCTGAAAAGCAAAGAAAATATCTGGATGCGGAAAGAGGGTATAACATGATTGAGGCGACCTACAACAGCTTGTTGGGAAGACAAAATGAAACACAGATGAGAATGGCTACAAACCAGTCGGACATCAGTGTGATTGACCCTGCGAAAAATGTTGGGCAGCCGCCGATCGGTCCGAATATAAAGGCTGCAAAAGCCGGAATTATCGGAGGATTGTTGATTTTACCTTTGTTATTTATTTTAGTGGGAGAATTCCTGGACAGCAAGATCAGAAATATCAAAGAATTGCTTAATGCTACAAGAATTCCGTTGCTGGGCGTTATCGGAAATAATACCAACGAAAATATGCTTACAGTGCTGGATCAGCCTAAATCTTCTGTTGCAGAAGCATTCAGGGGAATCAGGGCAAATGTAAGATTCCTGTCCGGAGAAAACGGAAAAAGTAAAGTTATTCTCGTTACTTCGTCTATCGGAGGGGAAGGGAAAACTTATGTTTCCATCAATTTGGCTTCAGTTCTTGGTTTAAGCGACAAAAAGACGATTCTATTGGGAATGGATTTAAGAAAGCCAAAAATTTTCGGTGATTTTCAAATTGATAATAAATATGGTATTTCAAACTACCTTACGGGCGAAGTGGAAATAGACCAGATTATTAATAAAACCAGAATTCCAAATCTTGATGTGGCTACTTCGGGGCCGATTCCGCCAAATCCATCAGAACTTTTGATGAGTGAAAGGAATATTAAGTTTATTGAAGACCTTAAAGAAAGATACGATTTCATCATTATCGACTCTCCGCCGGTAGGTCTGGTTGCCGATTCTTATGAGCTGATGAAGTATTCTGATGCCAATATGTATGTAGTTCGCCACGAATATACGGAGAAATATATGCTAAAAATGATCTCCGAAAAGTATCATAATGGAGAAATTGAGCATCTTGGGCTTGTGTATAATGACTATAATACGAAGCAGGGATATGGCTACGGATACGGTTATGGCTACGGCTATGGCTATGGTTACGGCTATTTTGATGAAGATAAAAATTATAAAGAACCATTGTTGATAAGAATTAGGAATAAAGTTCAATCAATATTCAATAAAAAATAATACATTTAGGCCCTCATTTAATGGGGGTTTATTGTATCACGGCAATTTTGAATCTATTAAAAAAAGAATATTTTCACGAGTTTGTCGTTTACTTTATAACAAATTATGTTTTTTTGTTTATTTTTAACTAAACATTAAGATTATCATTAATATAAAAATGTTTTATATTTGCAAAAATTAATTTTTAAAATAACCATAAATCCATATTCTTTTATGAATAGAAAATTATTGTTTAGCTTCCTTGCCGCTCTAGGAACTGTGGTAAGTGTTAAAGCTCAAAGAAACGAATTGGGAGTTCGTCTAGGTATGAGTAACCTAGTGGGTGATATAGGAAGAACGAATTATATTTTACAAAAGCCATTGGATTTAAGTAGAACATCGGACTGGGGTGTCCCGTTTTACGGAGGTATTTTATACAGATTTAATTTTAACCCTCATCAGACGGTGAGATTAGATCTTGGATATAACCAGATTCAGTTTAGTGACAAGGTTGCTAAGGAAGAATACAGGAAAAACAGAAATGCTTTCGGGAAAAACAATGTGTATGAAGCTAGTTTGGTCTTCGAATATAATTTCTTCCCTGTAAACAACGAACAG is a genomic window of Chryseobacterium wanjuense containing:
- a CDS encoding glycoside hydrolase family protein — protein: MEKTFTRKEFLQTSALGIAAVVLGSSFTSLLDSDDKPYFNLKPIGRQFSLEGYYIWCSSPIWGEDGKVHLFYSRWKKEKGMGGWLNGSEICRAEADSPFDKFEHKQVILAPRGEGFWDATTCHNPLIKKVEDQYYLFFMGNSNGKTNTKRIGLATSKNLNGKWTRPDQPLLLPGKEGSWDDHCTTNPAFVKGNDGKYWLFYKSWNTHEYETQKGPVRGNRKYGLAKADSPSGPYVKVSENPVIDFSSLPNNAQLEDAFVWKQHGKFHMIARDMGFFNHEYGLHLTTKDGQQWTKPEIAYLNMKHYITEPTPPKHLNRFGRLERPMLLLDKDGKTPKFLFGATQGGVFETSTTFVFEIVNGKGDWD
- a CDS encoding formimidoylglutamase; translation: MNFEDFIISPRNFKTETWQIGNRITKDIKEDSIVLLFVSDYRGANGDAEVQDFTGIRKEFYKLSQLDFEIPIVDLGDLVSGKSVQDSHYILQEVLSACHYKRAIPVIIGGSNDFAFSLFSALNFHTKNINYTQISNIISLKQGEIINEHTFLSKIFGAKNFSIKNYHHLGYQKHLNEVDSVRLIKEVEFDIIRLAEMMNSTEKTEPFFRKADLVTVNCDAIESFSEPFSMNPQVNGLNRREICAYMKEIGLSENLKSVGIFNYNIYSENQLNHQLLAQMIWYLIEGINIQKSHPKERQYEVFYVLVDDRQYAFKRDTFSNLWYFGEDENIENCIPCSRKDFDEAKKGWLNARLTKI
- a CDS encoding glycosyltransferase family 2 protein gives rise to the protein MTNVPSKVSIIVPVYNVENYLAKCLDSLINQTHQNIEILVVNDGSKDNSEQIIQEYAQKYPEKIKPFSKENGGLSDARNFGIDRATGDYLGFVDSDDYVTSTMFEEMITLAEKHQAKMVICNIQKVDQNGNITQRLTQIPNMPEKIDLEKNFSVFSDLSYFACNKLFKKELFHEKRFKKGAHFEDIQLIPQLLLECKVLAQTQNFHYQYLERTDSITKTHTERGLDILKAVEDVEQVFKTSQYSKKREELKNFQIFEGVYSFLAYLAFVKDAETFYEMSHKLKLFMKERDIKIKDILKYSRFDKNYLLSLPLKKKIFYLLFFAGQKKLIRKLI
- a CDS encoding glycosyltransferase family 4 protein, whose translation is MKNFELFLTQSGIPIFYVKVGLGFLFSFLITFFSVPTIIKISRRKNLMDEPGVRSSHLRKIPNLGGIAIFYSIGICASIFAYELFDLYKFLFASLIILLYIGVMDDIVVMRAYKKLVAQIVVAALIVIGSDIRIRSLFGIFGIYEMEYLVSVLFSITTFIILINAFNLIDGIDGLAGGYSIICSALFGISYYRLGEYNYPLVVLSAVIIGAVLAFLYYNLSNYRTNKIFMGDTGSMLLGCLLAFTSICFIDIFIDRELPNIPKYHLQSAPVVAVAILILPIVDTLNVIIIRLANKKSPFDADKNHIHHKLLKLNLTHRRSSFYIILYYLFVVAVAYYLRHMNVNLLLLIVVSLGFFGAYLPDFIYLLKNNKKTNN
- a CDS encoding polysaccharide biosynthesis/export family protein, with amino-acid sequence MKNFKNLFLLILPFLITTSCITTKDVRYMQPNESLVINEEGLVPYNIPVYRITKNDILNLNIVTTPKGDAAQFYSSLNTSGSTVTPGTNSVGSGNGMAMGSIGGNNGNTGGNVIFYFNGLKVDSNGEINIFGIGYVKAEGRTIDEISTEIQDKVNENFQEGKSQVRLNINGITFYVLGDVETTGVTGEKVVHKNTLTITEALAISGGLNRTIDRKNIVIHRKLPEGIKIARIDLTREDVMNSPYYYVQNGDEIYLNTRAKSLNGFGKDPIQTLTTGVSVITTALSIYLLLKNL
- a CDS encoding exopolysaccharide transport family protein, which encodes MIPGKNEALEKNDSQKEKYGSFSLFDIEHFLRRVLKNWYWFVLMLFMGYALSWIYAKYYAQNIYASDLSLSVSNNTASYFTPTNQSFNFIWGQGGNQDGVYLKKLLLSRSHNEYLVKELDLFVNYSTKGVIKSTYLDKDDSPVFLQIDKSHPQQLSYPITLIPKSGNTYEVVLPDEGQSTNLYSYVAEGFVNINPYERPANKIIKIGEWYNSPNLRFRLIANPVMPKIQFTNIIVNLNSVNQSVNDIVSTVGVEFDKEINTIMIITKKGYNLNSTVNFLNKSVSELQKKRLADKLTVDRNTAVYLQGNLNTIRKKLDSSANLLNYMKTTEKLYDIKDRDEKSLTRIKELEAKKADIESKLSSLNMIKQSLESQNFDKMISTNAAGFQDGLFTASVSELKALYLKKREMATIYTPNSEPMKEIDRLINEAKMGSTGSLRTYYNTYYNEINRINNEVANANSDLDSYPEKQRKYLDAERGYNMIEATYNSLLGRQNETQMRMATNQSDISVIDPAKNVGQPPIGPNIKAAKAGIIGGLLILPLLFILVGEFLDSKIRNIKELLNATRIPLLGVIGNNTNENMLTVLDQPKSSVAEAFRGIRANVRFLSGENGKSKVILVTSSIGGEGKTYVSINLASVLGLSDKKTILLGMDLRKPKIFGDFQIDNKYGISNYLTGEVEIDQIINKTRIPNLDVATSGPIPPNPSELLMSERNIKFIEDLKERYDFIIIDSPPVGLVADSYELMKYSDANMYVVRHEYTEKYMLKMISEKYHNGEIEHLGLVYNDYNTKQGYGYGYGYGYGYGYGYGYFDEDKNYKEPLLIRIRNKVQSIFNKK